In Bythopirellula goksoeyrii, a single window of DNA contains:
- a CDS encoding type II toxin-antitoxin system RelE/ParE family toxin, with protein MKIYRIILSDDAFDDIEHILHYIAKDQGSPLNAERWCKKVLKEIYSLEKMPERCPYAPENNESDLTIRMLRIDSCLFLYCIVEKTNTVEILRVRHGSRQPYRID; from the coding sequence ATGAAGATTTATCGCATCATTCTCTCTGACGATGCCTTTGACGACATTGAGCATATACTGCATTACATCGCCAAAGATCAAGGGTCGCCCCTCAATGCCGAACGGTGGTGTAAGAAAGTCCTCAAGGAAATCTATTCCCTTGAAAAAATGCCGGAGCGTTGCCCATACGCACCAGAAAATAATGAGAGCGATTTAACGATTCGAATGTTGCGGATCGATAGTTGTCTGTTCCTCTACTGCATTGTTGAGAAAACTAATACTGTAGAAATACTTCGGGTTCGTCACGGCAGTCGACAACCATACCGTATCGATTGA